The Daphnia pulex isolate KAP4 chromosome 3, ASM2113471v1 genome includes a region encoding these proteins:
- the LOC124191139 gene encoding ropporin-1-like protein, whose amino-acid sequence MPGLNGVAYQIGNWTNLRPELPGILKEFAKAAIRTDPNDIVQWSRDYFRALSRGSAPLDKDRWEEVVSLDNHSGITVGLLRLLHKQLGGGGDVNLGDVSQLWTSLGLERQRLDDLLELVSIATTPPSTKDEEGGQDLETEENGESGDGKEGGGVKEPRSYDPAAIVDWNKLLALAAGQLGDSLGETMEKLCTILTTDDDGGSSLPVDTFIEMYTYLANIDGDIAQEEIEAVVEYAGRVAQLQDGKVNRFNLKSPLCPALH is encoded by the exons ATGCCCGGATTGAACGGCGTGGCGTATCAGATCGGTAATTGGACCAACCTCAGACCCGAACTGCCCGGAATTCTCAAAGAGTTCGCCAAAGCCGCCATCAGGACCGATCCAAATGACATCGTTCAATG gtcgAGGGATTACTTCCGGGCTCTGTCCCGCGGGTCGGCGCCGCTAGATAAGGATCGCTGGGAGGAGGTAGTGTCCCTCGACAATCATTCGGGAATCACCGTCGGTCTTCTCAGACTCCTTCACAAGCAA TTGGGTGGCGGTGGCGATGTCAATCTAGGTGACGTAAGCCAACTATGGACGTCGTTGGGGCTAGAGCGTCAACGTCTGGACGACTTGCTCGAGTTGGTTTCCATAGCGACGACGCCCCCGTCAAccaaagatgaagaaggagGACAAGATTTGGAAACGGAAGAAAACGGAGAATCCGGCGACGgcaaagaaggaggaggagtcAAAGAGCCACGCAGTTACGATCCTGCCGCCATCGTCGACTGGAACAAACTACTAGCGCTGGCAGCCGGACAACTTGGCGAT agtcTCGGCGAGACTATGGAAAAGTTGTGCACGATCCTGACGACCGACGACGATGGCGGCTCATCGCTGCCTGTAGACACTTTCATCGAGATGTACACTTATCTGGCCAATATCGACGGCGATATTGCCCAGGAGGAGATCGAAGCCGTCGTCGAATACGCCGGACGCGTTGCCCAACTTCAAGACGGCAAAGTCAATCGCTTCAACCTCAAATCACCACTCTGCCCAGCTCTCCACTGA